Proteins encoded within one genomic window of Gloeobacter kilaueensis JS1:
- a CDS encoding zinc metallopeptidase produces MFLAPGWWLLIPGIVLMLWAQSRVQGTYRKWSQFRSQLGMNGAQVARAILDRKGLGHVAVEAVPGELSDHYDPQAKVVRLSESNYYSGSIAAAAVAAHEVGHALQDAGGYAPMFVRASLVPVANIGASLGPWLVLGGLVFNLGGWLVNLGIVLFAAALLFHLVTLPVEFDASKRALAIVDHLGILQGDERQGAREVLTAAAWTYIATTLYALLQLVQLLMLRDQR; encoded by the coding sequence ATGTTTCTTGCTCCCGGTTGGTGGCTTTTGATTCCGGGAATCGTGCTGATGCTCTGGGCCCAGTCGCGGGTGCAGGGTACCTACCGCAAGTGGTCGCAATTTCGCTCGCAGCTGGGGATGAACGGTGCCCAGGTTGCCCGAGCCATCCTCGATCGCAAGGGGCTGGGCCACGTCGCAGTCGAGGCGGTCCCAGGCGAGCTGAGCGATCACTACGACCCCCAGGCCAAGGTGGTCCGCCTCAGCGAGTCGAACTACTACTCCGGCTCGATTGCGGCGGCGGCGGTGGCGGCGCACGAAGTCGGCCACGCCCTGCAGGATGCAGGCGGTTACGCGCCGATGTTTGTGCGCGCCAGTCTGGTGCCGGTGGCCAATATTGGGGCAAGTCTCGGTCCCTGGCTAGTGCTGGGCGGTCTGGTCTTCAATCTGGGCGGTTGGCTTGTCAACCTGGGTATCGTCCTGTTCGCCGCTGCCCTGCTGTTTCATCTCGTGACGCTGCCGGTCGAGTTCGACGCCTCGAAGCGCGCCCTCGCCATCGTCGATCACCTGGGCATCCTGCAGGGCGACGAGCGCCAGGGAGCGCGCGAAGTTCTCACTGCCGCTGCCTGGACCTACATTGCGACGACGCTCTACGCGCTGTTGCAGCTGGTACAGCTATTGATGCTGCGCGATCAGCGCTAA
- the tsf gene encoding translation elongation factor Ts gives MAEVTAQQVKELRDKTGVGINDCKKALVESDGDTDKAIEFLRKKGIMKAGKVKDKVATEGLVGSYIHTGGRIGVLVEVNCQTDFVAKGEEFQQLVKDIAMQIAASPNVEYVAASDVSDEVKAQELALELQREDLASKPEKIRSQIAQGRVDKLIKERALLEQPFIKDQSISVGELVDQKIAKIGENIKVRRFARFVLGEGLEKDQKSFAEEVAAQTGGLG, from the coding sequence ATGGCAGAAGTTACAGCCCAGCAGGTCAAGGAACTGCGCGACAAGACCGGGGTCGGCATCAACGACTGCAAAAAAGCGCTCGTCGAGAGCGACGGCGACACCGACAAGGCGATCGAGTTCCTGCGCAAAAAGGGGATCATGAAGGCCGGCAAGGTCAAAGACAAGGTGGCCACCGAGGGGCTGGTCGGCTCCTACATCCACACCGGTGGCCGCATCGGCGTGCTGGTGGAGGTCAACTGTCAGACCGACTTTGTTGCCAAGGGCGAAGAGTTCCAGCAACTGGTCAAAGACATCGCCATGCAGATTGCCGCCAGCCCCAACGTCGAGTACGTCGCCGCTTCTGACGTCAGCGACGAGGTCAAAGCGCAGGAGTTGGCCCTGGAGCTGCAGCGAGAAGACCTGGCGAGCAAGCCTGAGAAGATCCGCTCTCAGATAGCGCAGGGCCGGGTAGACAAGCTCATCAAGGAGCGGGCGCTGTTGGAGCAGCCGTTTATCAAGGACCAGAGCATCAGCGTGGGGGAGTTGGTGGACCAGAAGATAGCGAAGATAGGCGAGAACATCAAAGTGCGCCGCTTTGCCCGCTTCGTCCTGGGCGAGGGTCTTGAAAAAGATCAAAAGAGCTTTGCCGAAGAGGTGGCTGCCCAGACCGGCGGGCTGGGTTAG
- a CDS encoding pirin family protein, translating to MITLRAADERGHANHGWLDTQHTFSFADYYDPKQMGFRALRVINEDRVMPGAGFGTHPHRDMEIITYILEGALEHKDSMGNGSIIRPGDVQRMSAGTGVTHSEFNPSRSEPVHLLQIWILPSVRGIAPSYEQQHFDAASRQGRFLPVVAGDGREGTLKVHQDMVLYAGLFAAGESARLPLGAGRHGWLQVARGVVDLGGQVLKSGDGAALSDEGALTLTAKEPAEVLLFDLP from the coding sequence ATGATTACTTTGCGGGCGGCAGACGAGCGCGGCCACGCCAACCACGGCTGGCTGGACACGCAGCACACGTTCTCCTTTGCCGACTACTACGATCCGAAGCAGATGGGTTTTCGAGCGCTGCGGGTGATCAACGAAGATCGGGTGATGCCGGGGGCCGGCTTTGGCACCCACCCCCACCGCGACATGGAGATCATCACCTACATTCTCGAAGGGGCGCTCGAGCACAAGGACAGCATGGGCAACGGCTCGATCATCCGTCCGGGCGACGTGCAGCGCATGAGCGCCGGGACAGGAGTGACCCACAGCGAGTTCAACCCGAGCCGCAGCGAACCGGTGCATCTTCTGCAGATCTGGATTTTGCCGTCTGTGCGCGGGATCGCCCCGAGTTACGAGCAGCAACACTTCGATGCGGCCAGTCGGCAGGGGCGGTTTCTGCCGGTGGTGGCGGGCGATGGCCGGGAGGGCACCCTCAAGGTACATCAAGACATGGTGCTCTACGCCGGATTGTTCGCCGCCGGTGAGAGTGCCCGGCTGCCCCTTGGAGCAGGCCGTCACGGCTGGTTGCAGGTGGCGCGGGGAGTGGTGGATCTGGGCGGACAGGTGCTCAAATCTGGCGACGGTGCGGCGCTGAGCGACGAAGGAGCCCTGACTCTGACGGCGAAGGAGCCGGCGGAGGTGCTGCTTTTTGATCTCCCTTGA
- a CDS encoding hemolysin family protein, with protein MDSLAFELGLIFLLIVLNAFFAAAEIALVSINRARLQILVDSGDRRARLVEKLSNDSTRFLATIQVGVTFAGFFTSAAAAVQLSAPLARTLVARVGPWGENLAFFVVTIAVSLISLVLGELVPKRAALVAAEPVALAVAYPIDLLARLSAPLIQFLSWLTDLIVRLLGFRKLPSEAGITLAEIKSTIDLAEESGTVGEQERRMIYGAVQLNARPVRTLMVPRVQLVSIAAEASVQEARAAVAHSGHTRLPVFNETIDSIIGVLHAKDLLALNPQQEASLQVREIARPVQFVPDTKPAGSLLREMQQQRTHLVVVVDEYGGTAGVVTLEDLLEEIVGEIRDEYDAEEELEYEKLADGSGIFLALSSIATVNNVLDVELPRDTALTLRGLMEMAIERAPKEGERVEVEGFELELLPDGQRIAVRTLPEVEDEDA; from the coding sequence ATGGACTCGCTGGCCTTCGAGCTTGGCCTCATCTTTTTGCTGATTGTGCTCAACGCCTTCTTCGCTGCAGCGGAGATTGCCCTGGTCTCGATTAACCGGGCTCGGCTGCAGATTCTCGTCGATAGCGGTGACCGGCGCGCCCGGCTGGTCGAAAAACTCAGCAACGACAGCACCCGCTTTCTGGCGACCATTCAAGTCGGGGTCACCTTCGCCGGTTTTTTTACCTCGGCGGCGGCGGCGGTGCAGCTGTCGGCTCCCCTCGCCCGCACTCTGGTGGCCCGCGTCGGTCCCTGGGGTGAAAATCTGGCTTTTTTTGTCGTCACCATTGCCGTCTCGCTCATCAGCCTGGTCCTGGGGGAACTGGTGCCAAAGCGCGCTGCCCTGGTGGCGGCGGAGCCAGTCGCCCTCGCCGTCGCCTATCCGATCGACCTGCTCGCTCGCCTGAGCGCGCCGCTCATCCAGTTTTTAAGCTGGCTTACCGACCTCATCGTTCGCCTTTTGGGCTTCCGCAAACTCCCATCCGAAGCGGGGATCACCCTGGCGGAGATCAAAAGCACGATCGACCTGGCGGAGGAGTCGGGCACCGTAGGCGAGCAGGAGCGGCGGATGATCTACGGGGCAGTGCAGCTCAACGCCCGCCCGGTGCGCACGCTGATGGTGCCCCGCGTCCAGCTTGTGAGTATTGCAGCGGAGGCGTCCGTGCAGGAGGCGCGCGCCGCCGTTGCCCACTCGGGCCACACCCGACTGCCGGTCTTTAACGAGACGATCGATTCGATTATCGGGGTTTTGCACGCCAAGGATCTGCTCGCGCTCAACCCACAACAGGAAGCGAGCCTGCAGGTGCGCGAGATCGCCCGGCCAGTGCAGTTTGTGCCGGATACCAAGCCGGCGGGCAGTCTGCTTCGAGAGATGCAGCAGCAGCGCACCCATCTGGTGGTCGTCGTCGATGAGTACGGCGGTACGGCGGGGGTCGTCACCCTCGAAGATCTCCTCGAAGAGATCGTCGGCGAAATCCGCGACGAGTACGACGCCGAGGAGGAGTTGGAGTACGAAAAACTCGCGGACGGTTCCGGCATCTTTCTGGCCCTCAGCAGCATCGCCACGGTCAACAACGTCCTCGACGTCGAGCTGCCGCGCGACACTGCCCTGACCCTGCGCGGGCTGATGGAGATGGCAATCGAGCGCGCCCCCAAGGAAGGCGAGCGCGTCGAGGTCGAGGGTTTCGAGCTGGAACTGTTGCCGGATGGCCAGCGGATCGCCGTGCGCACCCTGCCCGAGGTCGAGGATGAAGATGCCTGA
- a CDS encoding endonuclease III domain-containing protein: protein MDTGTVVAAEQVRQVMEILAITYRGRGSVELGEPYRVLVSTVISQRTREEQTTAVSERVFAQYPDIDALAAADEQHLYRLLAGSEYREVKAPRLIAMAKILQQKYAGRVPDDIDALLELPGIGRKTANCVLIYAFNREAICVDTHMHKITNRLGWVRTSNPTQTEIALQKVMPRDLWAGSNRLFLQHGRAICLSGAPPLCSRCPIRPWCDYGQATRAARY, encoded by the coding sequence ATGGATACAGGGACTGTCGTCGCAGCGGAGCAAGTCCGCCAGGTCATGGAAATTCTGGCCATCACCTACAGGGGCCGGGGTTCGGTCGAGCTGGGCGAACCGTACCGGGTGCTCGTCTCGACGGTGATCTCCCAGCGCACCCGCGAAGAGCAGACGACTGCAGTCTCTGAGCGTGTCTTTGCCCAGTACCCGGATATAGACGCCCTCGCGGCGGCGGACGAGCAGCACCTCTACCGGTTGCTTGCCGGCAGCGAGTACCGCGAGGTCAAAGCGCCCCGGCTCATCGCGATGGCAAAAATTTTGCAGCAAAAATACGCAGGCCGGGTACCCGACGACATCGACGCGCTCTTAGAACTGCCGGGCATCGGGCGCAAGACGGCCAACTGCGTGCTCATCTACGCCTTCAACCGCGAGGCGATCTGCGTCGATACCCACATGCACAAGATCACAAACCGCCTGGGCTGGGTGCGTACCAGCAATCCAACCCAGACCGAAATTGCCCTGCAGAAGGTGATGCCGCGCGATCTGTGGGCCGGCAGCAACCGTCTTTTTTTGCAGCATGGCCGCGCTATCTGCCTGAGCGGTGCGCCGCCGCTTTGCAGCCGCTGTCCGATTCGTCCCTGGTGCGACTATGGCCAGGCCACCCGCGCTGCCAGGTATTGA
- a CDS encoding MarR family winged helix-turn-helix transcriptional regulator: MGTRYRGSTEQVLALDVYIKLMRASDAVANRVHSHLKAVNLTVSQFGVLEALLHLGPLSQSQLAQKLLKSGGNMTLVIDNLQKRGLIERVRSNTDRRTISVHLTEAGRKLIERVFAPHVEQIVSALAVLSEAERHTLGQLCRKLGLAQKDNGNNQIF, translated from the coding sequence ATGGGCACAAGATACCGGGGCAGCACCGAGCAGGTCCTCGCCCTCGACGTCTACATCAAGTTGATGCGCGCCTCCGACGCGGTGGCCAATCGCGTTCACAGCCATCTCAAGGCAGTCAACCTGACAGTAAGCCAGTTCGGTGTCCTCGAAGCGCTCCTGCACCTCGGCCCCCTCAGCCAGAGCCAGCTTGCCCAGAAGCTCCTCAAAAGCGGCGGCAACATGACGCTCGTCATCGACAACCTCCAAAAGCGCGGTCTCATCGAGCGGGTGCGCTCGAACACCGACCGGCGAACGATCAGCGTGCATCTTACCGAAGCGGGCCGCAAGCTGATCGAGCGGGTGTTTGCCCCCCATGTCGAGCAGATCGTCTCTGCCCTCGCCGTCCTGAGCGAAGCGGAGCGGCATACCCTGGGACAACTGTGCCGCAAGCTCGGCCTGGCCCAGAAGGACAACGGCAATAACCAGATATTTTAA
- a CDS encoding universal stress protein: MLLLKNILLAVEDSSAPVQMLKALLDLSGSRGARITALHVVKATPSAQKYDESLLRGREILEKTIAQLALPPEYELRTVLRTGDPKDVVCLVAEETNASLLLMGSRGLNAIVAILKNSVSQYVFQRASCPMLLLRDGFYVNRLRRIAVAVSDTMASKFALKTAVDLARQIEGGQLLLIRVRTRQLDPGETLKVDKPEEESLLLATAAEVARQQGVNYRTLYGVGSPGPEICRLAEENGADLLVLGCQDRRPTIARNLPDLDRLLGNSVSDYVRTNASCPVLLQKTAE; encoded by the coding sequence ATGTTATTACTCAAAAATATTCTTCTGGCTGTCGAGGATTCATCTGCCCCGGTGCAGATGCTCAAGGCGCTGCTCGATCTTTCTGGTAGCCGGGGAGCACGCATCACCGCCCTGCACGTCGTCAAAGCCACCCCCTCGGCTCAAAAGTACGACGAGAGCCTGCTGCGCGGGCGGGAGATTCTTGAGAAGACGATTGCCCAACTGGCTCTGCCGCCCGAGTATGAGCTGCGCACGGTGCTGCGCACCGGCGATCCCAAAGACGTCGTCTGCCTGGTCGCCGAGGAGACCAATGCCTCGTTGCTGCTCATGGGGTCGCGGGGTTTGAATGCGATCGTCGCCATCCTCAAAAATTCGGTCAGCCAGTACGTCTTCCAGCGTGCCTCCTGCCCGATGCTGCTGTTGCGCGACGGCTTTTACGTCAACCGCCTGCGCCGGATCGCCGTGGCCGTCAGCGACACGATGGCCTCCAAGTTTGCCCTCAAGACCGCCGTCGATCTGGCCCGCCAGATCGAGGGGGGCCAGCTCCTGCTCATCCGGGTGCGCACCCGCCAGCTCGATCCGGGCGAGACGCTCAAAGTCGATAAGCCCGAAGAAGAAAGTCTGCTGCTCGCCACCGCCGCCGAGGTGGCCCGGCAGCAGGGCGTCAACTACCGCACCCTCTACGGCGTCGGCAGCCCCGGTCCTGAGATCTGCCGTCTGGCGGAGGAGAACGGCGCTGACCTGCTCGTGCTGGGCTGCCAGGACCGGCGACCGACCATCGCCCGCAACCTGCCGGATCTCGATCGGCTGTTGGGCAACTCCGTCTCGGACTACGTGCGCACCAACGCCAGTTGTCCAGTACTGTTGCAAAAGACCGCCGAATAG
- the rpsB gene encoding 30S ribosomal protein S2 — protein sequence MSVVTLPQMLEAGVHFGHQTRRWNPKMRRYIFTDRNGIHIIDLTQTAHLLDEAYSYLREAADQGKKILFVGTKRQAAPVIAQEAKRCGMFWVNQRWLGGMLTNWETIRTSVDQLKELEAMEANGQFDLLPKKEASVQRKKLERLTKYLGGLKNMRRKPDILLVVDQRREQNAVMEARRLNIPIVSLLDTNCDPDLTDVGIPANDDAIRSIRLIVGKLADAIYEGRHGQLEDYTEEEPVPAATPAVPAAEAAGPVDKGEVLYSTLLDEDE from the coding sequence ATGAGCGTAGTAACGCTACCGCAAATGCTGGAAGCCGGAGTCCACTTCGGCCACCAGACCCGCCGCTGGAATCCCAAGATGCGGCGCTACATCTTCACCGACCGCAACGGCATCCACATCATCGACCTCACCCAGACTGCCCACCTGCTCGACGAGGCTTACAGCTACCTGCGCGAGGCCGCCGATCAGGGCAAAAAGATTCTTTTTGTCGGCACCAAGCGCCAGGCCGCTCCGGTGATCGCCCAGGAAGCAAAGCGCTGCGGCATGTTCTGGGTCAACCAGCGCTGGCTGGGCGGAATGCTCACCAACTGGGAGACGATCCGCACTTCGGTCGATCAACTCAAAGAACTCGAGGCGATGGAGGCGAACGGCCAGTTCGACCTGCTGCCTAAAAAAGAAGCCTCGGTGCAGCGCAAGAAGCTTGAGCGCCTCACCAAGTACCTGGGTGGCCTCAAAAATATGCGCCGCAAACCCGACATCCTGCTGGTCGTCGATCAGCGCCGCGAGCAAAACGCCGTGATGGAGGCGCGCCGCCTGAATATCCCGATCGTCTCGCTCCTCGACACCAACTGCGATCCGGACCTGACCGATGTCGGCATTCCGGCCAACGACGATGCAATTCGCTCGATCCGGCTTATCGTCGGCAAGCTCGCCGATGCGATCTACGAGGGCCGCCACGGCCAGCTTGAAGACTACACCGAAGAAGAACCCGTCCCCGCCGCGACTCCGGCTGTCCCCGCCGCCGAGGCAGCCGGGCCAGTAGACAAGGGCGAGGTGCTCTACTCTACCCTGCTTGACGAAGACGAATAA
- the fmt gene encoding methionyl-tRNA formyltransferase: MRVVFFGTAEFAVPSLERLLAQPDIEVAAVVTQPDRPQGRGNRLSAPPVKQLAQKRGLTVFQPERLRKSEEVLAALESQQADFFVVAAYGQILPQRVLDLPGRAPINVHGSLLPKYRGAAPVQWAIYRGESESGVTIMRMEAGLDTGPMLKKAVVAIEPEETAEALLARLAQIGADLLIQTLREFDRLIPEVQDDSQSSYAPLIDKQLYRIDWQQAAPQIRNQIRAFYPYAHTFHWKERLRILESRLTHNGSKELLPGTIINIIKGQGLEVQTGDGALLITKVQPAGKKAQSAWDYANGSRTQAGDCLGLPDSPPD; the protein is encoded by the coding sequence GTGCGCGTCGTCTTTTTTGGCACCGCCGAATTTGCTGTTCCAAGTCTTGAGCGCCTGCTCGCCCAGCCAGATATCGAGGTGGCTGCCGTCGTCACCCAGCCGGATCGCCCCCAGGGCCGGGGCAATCGCCTGAGCGCGCCGCCTGTCAAGCAACTGGCCCAAAAACGCGGACTTACTGTCTTTCAGCCCGAGCGCCTGCGCAAGTCCGAGGAGGTGCTCGCTGCCTTAGAGTCGCAGCAGGCCGACTTTTTTGTCGTCGCCGCCTACGGCCAGATTTTGCCCCAGCGCGTCCTCGATCTGCCAGGCCGCGCCCCGATCAACGTCCACGGTTCGCTGTTGCCCAAATATCGCGGTGCCGCCCCGGTGCAGTGGGCGATCTACCGGGGCGAAAGTGAGAGCGGCGTGACGATCATGCGCATGGAAGCTGGACTCGACACCGGGCCGATGCTCAAAAAGGCCGTAGTGGCGATCGAGCCGGAGGAAACCGCCGAAGCACTCCTGGCCCGGCTCGCTCAGATAGGGGCGGATCTGCTCATCCAGACTCTTAGAGAATTTGACCGGCTCATCCCCGAGGTCCAGGACGACAGCCAGAGTTCCTACGCGCCCCTTATCGACAAGCAGCTCTACCGGATCGACTGGCAGCAGGCCGCCCCCCAGATCCGCAACCAGATCCGCGCCTTCTACCCCTACGCCCATACATTCCATTGGAAAGAACGTCTACGCATTCTCGAAAGCAGATTGACACATAACGGCTCAAAAGAATTGTTGCCTGGAACAATAATTAATATAATAAAAGGACAGGGGCTGGAGGTGCAGACCGGCGACGGTGCGCTTTTGATTACGAAGGTGCAGCCGGCAGGTAAAAAAGCACAATCCGCCTGGGACTACGCCAACGGCAGCCGGACGCAGGCTGGCGATTGCCTGGGGCTTCCAGATTCACCCCCTGATTAG
- a CDS encoding sigma-70 family RNA polymerase sigma factor → MTASNITQLLANWREGDEQAFAQLMPLVYDQLHRLARSYIRNERLDHTLQATALVNEAFLKLVEQDHIDWKSRAHFLGFAAHLMRHILVDYARARSTAKRGGALQRVSIEAVGDVAAKVRDLDFVALDEALDALALIDAQQARIVEMRFFGGLTCSEIAEVLAISLSTVNRDWKSAKAFLKQEMSKGDEQ, encoded by the coding sequence ATGACCGCGTCGAACATTACCCAGCTCCTGGCCAACTGGCGCGAAGGTGACGAGCAGGCGTTTGCCCAGCTGATGCCCCTCGTCTACGATCAGCTCCACCGGCTGGCCCGCAGCTACATCCGCAACGAACGGCTCGATCACACCCTGCAGGCGACAGCGCTCGTCAACGAAGCTTTTTTGAAGCTCGTCGAGCAAGACCACATCGACTGGAAAAGCCGCGCCCACTTTCTGGGTTTCGCCGCCCACCTGATGCGCCATATTTTGGTCGATTATGCCCGCGCCCGCAGCACCGCCAAGCGGGGCGGCGCGCTACAGAGGGTGTCCATCGAGGCGGTGGGAGATGTCGCCGCTAAAGTCCGCGATCTCGATTTTGTCGCCCTCGACGAAGCCCTCGACGCCCTCGCCTTGATCGATGCCCAGCAGGCGCGCATCGTCGAGATGCGGTTTTTTGGCGGCCTTACCTGCAGCGAGATCGCCGAGGTGCTGGCGATCTCGCTCTCGACGGTCAACCGCGACTGGAAATCGGCAAAAGCCTTCCTCAAACAGGAGATGAGCAAGGGGGACGAGCAATGA
- a CDS encoding sigma-70 family RNA polymerase sigma factor, protein MQACREPLHLFSTFLTFEGDRCRGWVSDPRLRRSMDRCLKAESTPSDWVGHWHRLWREQGDSTARAHLCAFLQAAAYWSVLRFVSSTWGRHSLAECFQIVMAEVDKVLEGFEPEHGDLDRYARVVFSNALNRHLRQQRVMEICTDWALLRRLSQKLVAQALRGHGESAGTIERYLAALRCYTLLYVPKQASGSRHLEKPSPKILEAIVRLYNEQVSPDLALNTPDSASRIESWLIRCARIVRSYLYPAHTSLNVPLVGSETGEWLDLFVADEGESLLDQLDAAESQQVRQSLQSQLQQALVAALDQLKPEARQMLAIYYCGNSTQQQMASQFNIGQYTVSRRLQHARRALLLSLCQWSARHCNEPLGPEALDQMGEAIEEWLVAYYRQL, encoded by the coding sequence ATGCAAGCTTGTCGAGAACCACTCCACCTTTTTTCAACGTTTTTGACGTTCGAGGGCGACCGCTGCCGGGGTTGGGTCAGCGATCCGAGGTTGCGCCGGAGCATGGACCGCTGCTTAAAGGCCGAGAGCACCCCCAGCGATTGGGTGGGCCACTGGCACCGGCTCTGGCGAGAGCAGGGCGACAGCACTGCCCGCGCTCACCTGTGCGCCTTTTTGCAGGCAGCCGCCTACTGGTCGGTGCTGCGCTTTGTGTCGAGCACCTGGGGGCGGCACAGCCTGGCTGAGTGTTTTCAGATCGTCATGGCCGAGGTGGACAAGGTACTCGAAGGCTTCGAGCCTGAGCACGGCGATCTTGACCGCTACGCGCGGGTCGTCTTCAGCAACGCCCTCAACCGCCACCTGCGCCAGCAGCGGGTGATGGAGATCTGCACCGACTGGGCGCTTCTAAGGCGCTTGAGCCAGAAACTCGTCGCCCAGGCGCTGCGCGGCCACGGCGAATCCGCCGGGACGATCGAGCGCTACCTGGCGGCGCTGCGCTGCTACACCCTCCTCTACGTCCCCAAACAGGCGAGCGGCTCGCGCCATCTCGAAAAACCCAGCCCCAAAATCCTCGAGGCGATTGTCCGGCTCTACAACGAGCAGGTCAGCCCCGATCTGGCCTTGAACACCCCTGACAGCGCCAGCCGCATCGAATCCTGGCTCATCCGCTGCGCCAGGATCGTCCGCAGCTACCTCTATCCGGCGCACACGTCCCTCAACGTGCCGCTGGTGGGCAGCGAGACGGGCGAATGGCTCGATCTGTTCGTCGCCGACGAGGGTGAGTCGCTTCTAGACCAGCTCGACGCTGCCGAAAGCCAGCAGGTGCGCCAGAGCCTGCAGTCGCAACTGCAGCAAGCCCTCGTCGCTGCCCTCGACCAGCTCAAGCCCGAGGCGCGACAGATGCTCGCCATCTACTACTGCGGCAACAGCACCCAGCAGCAGATGGCCTCCCAGTTCAATATCGGTCAGTACACCGTCTCCCGCCGTCTGCAGCACGCCCGCAGGGCGCTGCTTTTAAGCCTCTGCCAGTGGAGCGCCCGCCACTGCAACGAGCCGCTGGGCCCCGAAGCCCTCGACCAGATGGGCGAGGCGATCGAGGAGTGGCTGGTAGCCTACTACCGACAACTCTAG